One Chlorobaculum limnaeum genomic window carries:
- a CDS encoding IS5 family transposase, translating to MYQPKFQQLTFENFHLPFGGKLDPENRWVKLADVIPWHVAETKYAKNFMSKRGAPALTVRMALGSLIIKEKLGLSDIETVEQIKENPYLQFFIGLETYQHAAPFDASMLTHFRKRLKHTDLAALQEELLQRHLAEERRKAEERNQNDDGDGGSGNKGKLIVDATCAPADIAYPTDIGLLNDAREKTERIIDDLCAMHPEGVAKPRMSRRTARKDFLAVGMKKSLSRKALRKGLRKQLSYLRRNLQYIGGLSASVPLTVLSTARYRDLLVIDELYRQQQEMYKSDRKSISDRIVSISQPHVRPIVRGKAAARTEFGMKLSISVVDGISLPERMSWNAYNEGCDLVRDIERYRERYGHYPESVHADKIYRTLANRMWCKARGIRLSGVPLGRPPKDVEKNRARRRQIREDEGVRNAVEGMFGKAKRRYGLGRVMARLAESSLSVVSITFLVMNLDRLLAAPFLRLFEWLLLELDVIRNLFAWSPPRAAIECRGAMA from the coding sequence ATGTACCAGCCGAAGTTTCAGCAGCTCACGTTCGAAAATTTCCATCTGCCGTTTGGTGGTAAACTCGATCCGGAAAACCGGTGGGTGAAGCTCGCCGACGTAATTCCCTGGCACGTCGCCGAGACGAAGTATGCCAAAAACTTCATGTCGAAACGGGGCGCTCCTGCACTGACGGTTCGCATGGCGCTGGGGTCCTTGATTATCAAGGAGAAGCTCGGCCTTTCGGATATCGAGACGGTCGAACAGATCAAGGAGAACCCGTATCTCCAGTTCTTTATCGGTCTTGAAACGTACCAGCATGCAGCGCCCTTCGATGCCTCGATGCTGACCCACTTTCGGAAGCGGCTGAAGCATACCGATCTGGCCGCGTTGCAGGAGGAACTCCTGCAACGCCATCTGGCTGAAGAGCGCAGGAAGGCTGAGGAAAGGAACCAGAATGACGACGGAGACGGAGGTTCCGGCAACAAGGGCAAACTCATCGTTGATGCCACCTGTGCTCCGGCAGACATCGCCTATCCGACGGATATCGGACTCTTGAACGATGCCCGCGAGAAGACCGAACGGATCATCGACGATCTCTGTGCCATGCACCCGGAAGGCGTCGCAAAACCCAGGATGTCCCGCCGGACGGCAAGGAAGGATTTCCTTGCTGTCGGCATGAAGAAGAGCCTGTCGAGAAAGGCCCTCCGCAAAGGCCTACGCAAGCAGTTGAGTTATCTCAGGAGGAACCTGCAGTACATCGGCGGCTTGTCCGCCTCGGTTCCGCTGACCGTCCTCTCGACAGCGCGGTATCGCGACCTGCTGGTGATCGATGAGCTGTATCGGCAGCAACAGGAAATGTACAAGAGTGACAGGAAGAGCATCAGCGATCGAATCGTCAGCATCAGCCAGCCCCATGTCAGGCCGATCGTACGGGGCAAGGCCGCAGCCAGGACGGAGTTCGGCATGAAGCTCTCCATCAGCGTCGTCGACGGCATCAGCCTGCCGGAACGGATGAGCTGGAACGCCTACAACGAAGGCTGCGACCTGGTGCGGGATATCGAGCGATATCGCGAGCGCTACGGGCACTATCCCGAATCAGTCCATGCCGACAAGATCTACCGGACGCTGGCCAACCGGATGTGGTGCAAAGCACGAGGAATCCGGCTGAGCGGCGTGCCGCTCGGTCGGCCCCCGAAGGATGTTGAGAAGAACCGGGCCCGCCGGCGGCAGATCAGGGAAGACGAAGGAGTCCGGAATGCAGTCGAAGGCATGTTCGGTAAGGCGAAGCGCCGATACGGGCTGGGCCGGGTAATGGCGAGGCTTGCCGAGAGCAGTCTGAGTGTGGTCTCGATCACGTTCCTCGTGATGAACTTGGACAGGCTGCTCGCCGCTCCTTTTTTGCGCCTGTTTGAATGGCTCCTTTTGGAGCTTGATGTAATCAGAAATTTGTTCGCGTGGTCACCTCCCCGAGCGGCGATTGAGTGCCGCGGGGCGATGGCTTGA
- a CDS encoding FkbM family methyltransferase — protein MRFFTKSKILFRQMIGRELKAGVELYCKTFHAGGWVFSPIGIDSSSVVFSLGVADNIKFDKSMIDSFGCHVHAFDPTPAWVDWIAAQQTPPEFHFYPYAIGDKDGTLPLYPRVNRKGKPVPGMLTMIDEWKGAYEAIEAPVRRISTIMSEIGVDHIDILKMNIEAAEYEVIDDVLNSGVPVYQLLVEFHHRFKTVPLEKTKEILQKLFFAGYRIFYISEKLYEFSFIHEQTYHQRVNDSINSLTPKSRAARSD, from the coding sequence ATGCGATTCTTCACAAAATCAAAAATTCTGTTCCGGCAGATGATCGGGCGCGAGCTTAAAGCTGGCGTGGAATTGTATTGCAAAACCTTCCATGCCGGAGGCTGGGTCTTTTCGCCTATCGGCATCGACAGCTCAAGCGTCGTTTTCTCGCTTGGCGTTGCCGATAACATCAAATTCGACAAAAGCATGATCGACAGCTTCGGCTGTCATGTTCATGCTTTCGATCCGACACCCGCCTGGGTTGACTGGATAGCCGCGCAACAAACGCCACCGGAATTCCATTTTTACCCCTACGCCATTGGCGACAAGGATGGCACCCTGCCCCTGTACCCCCGCGTGAATCGAAAAGGAAAACCGGTGCCCGGCATGTTGACCATGATTGACGAATGGAAGGGCGCGTATGAGGCCATAGAGGCACCCGTCAGAAGAATCTCCACGATCATGTCGGAAATCGGCGTCGATCACATCGATATTCTCAAGATGAATATCGAGGCTGCCGAGTACGAGGTGATCGATGACGTGCTGAACTCCGGCGTTCCGGTCTATCAGTTACTCGTCGAGTTCCATCACCGGTTCAAAACCGTCCCTTTGGAAAAAACGAAGGAGATACTTCAAAAACTCTTTTTCGCAGGGTACCGCATTTTCTACATATCGGAAAAGCTCTACGAGTTCTCCTTCATCCACGAACAGACCTATCACCAGCGCGTCAATGACAGCATCAACAGCCTGACGCCCAAATCCCGCGCGGCCCGGAGCGACTGA